The Methanoregula boonei 6A8 genome has a window encoding:
- the nifK gene encoding nitrogenase molybdenum-iron protein subunit beta: MLECVPEGKTEHTTGKINPAKTCQPIGAMYASLGIHGCLPHSHGSQGCCAYHRMHLTRHFRDQVLAASSSFTEGASVFGGASNLKTSIKNIFKIYNPDIIAVHTTCLSETIGDDIPNIIKQSEIPEGKIVIHTNTPSYVGSHITGFSNMCKSMVAYLAEAQGETKKEQVNVIPGFVNPGDMREIRRIVTALGVKLVMFPDTSGVLDAPLTSKYQMYPEGGTTIAEIRDSGNSEVTLALGAFASNAAADLLQEKCGVTGIPLKLPIGLKATDDFIMAVKDWFGADIPKEIAIERGQVIDTLIDTHFHYQGKTVAIFGDPDHVIAMTEFVITMGMVPKYVLTGTPGKEFEATVTKMLDEAGITGSRVKAEGDLFELHEWIREEKVDLMIGTTYGKYIARTEDIPLVRFGFPILDRAVHPLMPVVGYRGCLRLIEQISNAFLERRDRDALDEDFELVL; encoded by the coding sequence ATGCTTGAATGCGTGCCCGAAGGAAAAACCGAACACACAACCGGCAAGATCAACCCGGCAAAAACCTGCCAGCCGATCGGTGCCATGTATGCATCCCTTGGGATCCACGGGTGCCTCCCGCACAGCCATGGTTCGCAGGGCTGCTGTGCGTACCACCGTATGCACCTGACCCGGCATTTCCGTGACCAGGTGCTTGCCGCCTCAAGTTCGTTTACCGAAGGGGCTTCGGTCTTTGGCGGGGCGAGCAACCTGAAAACCTCGATCAAGAACATCTTTAAGATCTACAACCCGGACATCATCGCGGTCCACACGACCTGCCTGTCCGAAACGATCGGGGACGATATCCCAAACATCATCAAGCAGTCCGAGATCCCCGAGGGAAAGATCGTCATCCACACCAACACCCCCAGTTACGTGGGTTCGCACATCACGGGATTCTCCAATATGTGCAAATCCATGGTTGCGTACCTGGCAGAGGCACAAGGTGAGACCAAAAAAGAGCAGGTCAATGTCATCCCGGGGTTTGTAAACCCCGGCGACATGCGCGAGATCCGGCGAATCGTCACTGCGCTTGGGGTAAAACTCGTCATGTTCCCGGACACCTCCGGTGTCCTTGACGCACCGCTGACAAGCAAGTACCAGATGTATCCCGAAGGCGGCACAACCATTGCCGAGATCCGGGACTCGGGCAACTCCGAAGTTACCCTTGCCCTTGGTGCATTCGCATCGAATGCGGCAGCCGACCTCCTCCAGGAGAAATGCGGCGTTACCGGTATCCCCTTAAAACTCCCCATCGGCCTGAAAGCCACCGATGATTTCATCATGGCCGTAAAGGACTGGTTCGGTGCAGATATCCCAAAAGAGATCGCGATCGAGCGCGGCCAGGTCATCGATACGCTGATCGACACGCACTTCCACTACCAGGGAAAGACGGTGGCGATCTTTGGCGACCCCGATCATGTGATCGCAATGACCGAGTTTGTCATCACCATGGGCATGGTCCCGAAGTACGTCCTTACCGGGACGCCGGGAAAAGAGTTCGAGGCAACGGTCACAAAGATGCTCGACGAAGCGGGCATAACGGGAAGCAGGGTCAAAGCCGAGGGCGACCTTTTCGAGCTTCACGAATGGATCCGGGAGGAAAAAGTCGATCTGATGATCGGGACAACCTACGGGAAGTACATTGCACGGACCGAGGACATCCCGCTTGTCCGGTTTGGCTTTCCCATTCTTGACCGGGCCGTCCACCCGCTCATGCCCGTGGTTGGCTACCGGGGCTGCCTGCGCTTGATCGAGCAGATCAGTAACGCATTTCTCGAACGCCGCGACCGCGATGCCCTTGACGAGGACTTCGAACTGGTCCTGTAG
- the nifE gene encoding nitrogenase iron-molybdenum cofactor biosynthesis protein NifE: protein MEESCTLPRAATACIAERQDSIQTAGKSRTRIHCADDSLAGSVSQRACVFCGARVVLNPVTDAVHLIHGPVGCATYTMDIRGSLSSGSELFRTSFSTDMKEKDVIFGGEKKLAACIDEVVEKYHPPAVFVYATCVSGMIGDDIVAVCKAASARHNTDIIPVESSGFISGNKVVGYRAAAEALLRLIRPKEGGTIEKTQKINFLGEYNLGGEKWLAERYLREIGIEINVAFTGDSTVAALKRAPSACLNLVQCTGSMHWVAQNLERTFGTPYMDVNFFGPENTAESLRRIAAFYDDTAMMERAEALIAREMARIRPAIEKYRARLRGKRAAIYVGGAYKAIAIIRQLRGLGMEIALTGTQTGKADEYESMSRILSEGTIIIDDANPAELEKFLLEKHVDVMIGGVKERVLAYKLGIGFVDHNHDRKDGLAGFEGAVRFAREVYVTTCSPVWERARSPAPGGEAHAR from the coding sequence ATGGAAGAATCATGCACGCTTCCGCGGGCTGCGACCGCGTGTATCGCCGAGCGCCAGGACTCCATCCAGACCGCGGGAAAAAGCCGGACCCGCATTCACTGTGCTGATGACAGCCTTGCCGGCTCGGTCAGCCAGCGGGCCTGCGTCTTCTGCGGAGCCCGGGTGGTCTTAAACCCGGTGACCGACGCGGTCCACCTGATCCACGGGCCTGTCGGCTGCGCTACCTACACAATGGATATCCGGGGAAGCCTCTCAAGCGGTTCGGAACTGTTCCGGACCAGCTTCTCTACCGACATGAAAGAAAAAGACGTCATCTTTGGCGGCGAAAAAAAGCTTGCAGCCTGCATCGACGAGGTGGTAGAGAAGTACCATCCACCGGCCGTATTTGTCTATGCCACCTGCGTCTCGGGCATGATCGGCGACGACATTGTTGCCGTCTGCAAAGCCGCATCCGCCCGGCATAATACCGATATCATCCCGGTTGAATCGAGCGGGTTTATCTCGGGAAACAAGGTAGTCGGGTACCGTGCCGCGGCCGAAGCCCTCCTCCGGCTTATCCGGCCAAAAGAGGGCGGGACTATTGAAAAAACACAAAAGATCAATTTCCTTGGCGAGTACAATCTCGGCGGAGAAAAATGGCTGGCCGAACGGTACCTGCGGGAGATAGGCATTGAGATAAACGTTGCCTTTACCGGCGATTCCACGGTTGCGGCCTTAAAACGGGCACCGTCTGCCTGCCTTAACCTTGTCCAGTGCACCGGCTCCATGCACTGGGTGGCCCAGAACCTCGAGCGTACCTTCGGGACGCCGTACATGGATGTGAACTTCTTTGGGCCCGAGAACACGGCCGAGAGCCTGCGCAGGATCGCTGCGTTCTACGATGACACGGCCATGATGGAACGGGCCGAGGCGCTGATCGCCCGGGAGATGGCCCGGATCCGGCCGGCCATTGAGAAGTACCGGGCCCGGCTGCGGGGGAAACGCGCTGCGATCTACGTGGGCGGGGCCTACAAGGCCATTGCGATCATCCGCCAGCTCCGGGGCCTCGGGATGGAGATCGCGCTTACCGGCACCCAGACCGGTAAAGCCGACGAGTACGAGAGCATGAGCCGGATCCTCTCCGAAGGAACGATCATCATCGATGACGCTAACCCGGCAGAACTGGAAAAATTCCTTCTTGAAAAACACGTTGATGTCATGATCGGCGGGGTCAAGGAGCGCGTCCTTGCCTACAAACTCGGGATCGGCTTTGTCGACCACAACCATGACCGGAAAGACGGCCTTGCCGGCTTTGAAGGCGCAGTCCGGTTTGCCCGCGAAGTGTATGTCACCACCTGCTCGCCGGTCTGGGAACGCGCCCGGTCCCCGGCCCCGGGAGGAGAAGCGCATGCCCGGTGA
- a CDS encoding nitrogenase component 1, whose protein sequence is MPGENAAPVPGRAKQVNENQCNMCMPIGGVVAFKGIKNAMVLVHGSQGCSTYMRLANVEHFNEPFDIASSSLNEKQTIHGGEANLKKAMDNVIRVYQPNVLGILTTCLAETMGEDLDRIVASYIEEKKIAGIDIIPVPTPSYSGTHAEGFWAAARGIVAYYARPASSHRRINVIIPNISPADIREIKRILGLMGLEYTLLPDFSMTLDRPFGGKYQKIPTGGTPAERIAEMPGAPVTIQFGTTCPDSLSPGRYLEQEYNVPLVNLPLPIGLGNVDLFVETLANVSGNPVPEELALERGWLIDGMADSHKFNADGRPVVYGEPELVYAFSMACAENGAMPVVISTGSKNSLLKERLAPLVLNADEPPVVLEEADFAAVAAAALGAEANIAIGHSGGKLLTERYGIPLVRAGYPIHDRIGGQRILSAGYRGTLAFLDRFTNTLLEHKYATYRQKIKEELCTAEGV, encoded by the coding sequence ATGCCCGGTGAAAATGCTGCCCCGGTACCGGGCCGGGCAAAACAGGTCAATGAGAACCAGTGTAACATGTGCATGCCCATCGGCGGTGTCGTGGCATTCAAGGGGATCAAGAATGCGATGGTGCTCGTCCATGGCTCGCAGGGGTGCAGCACGTACATGCGCCTGGCCAATGTCGAGCACTTCAATGAGCCATTTGACATCGCGTCCTCGTCCTTGAACGAGAAACAGACGATCCACGGAGGCGAGGCAAACCTCAAAAAAGCCATGGACAATGTCATCAGGGTGTACCAGCCCAACGTCCTTGGAATCTTAACGACCTGCCTTGCCGAGACCATGGGCGAAGACCTCGACCGGATCGTCGCCTCCTACATTGAAGAAAAAAAGATCGCCGGGATCGATATCATCCCGGTCCCGACGCCCAGCTACAGCGGTACGCATGCCGAGGGGTTCTGGGCGGCCGCCCGGGGGATTGTTGCCTACTATGCACGTCCCGCATCATCCCACCGGCGCATCAACGTGATAATCCCGAACATCAGCCCGGCCGACATCCGCGAGATCAAACGTATCCTCGGACTCATGGGCCTTGAGTACACGCTGCTCCCGGACTTCTCCATGACGCTTGACCGCCCGTTTGGCGGGAAATACCAGAAGATCCCGACCGGGGGAACCCCGGCAGAACGGATAGCGGAGATGCCGGGAGCCCCGGTAACAATCCAGTTTGGGACAACCTGCCCTGACAGCCTCTCACCCGGCCGGTATCTCGAACAGGAGTACAATGTCCCGCTCGTGAACCTCCCCCTCCCGATCGGCCTTGGGAATGTGGATCTCTTTGTTGAGACCCTTGCGAACGTCAGCGGGAATCCCGTTCCCGAAGAACTCGCGCTCGAACGGGGCTGGCTCATTGACGGCATGGCGGATTCCCACAAGTTCAATGCCGACGGGAGGCCGGTGGTCTATGGCGAACCGGAGCTCGTGTACGCGTTTTCGATGGCCTGCGCAGAGAACGGGGCCATGCCGGTGGTCATCTCGACCGGCTCAAAAAACAGCCTCCTTAAAGAACGGCTCGCACCGCTCGTCCTCAATGCGGACGAACCTCCGGTCGTTCTTGAGGAAGCAGACTTTGCGGCCGTTGCCGCTGCGGCGCTCGGGGCTGAGGCAAATATAGCGATTGGGCACTCCGGGGGAAAACTGCTTACCGAGCGGTACGGCATTCCCCTTGTCCGGGCCGGTTACCCGATCCATGACCGGATCGGCGGCCAGAGGATCCTGTCGGCCGGCTACCGGGGAACGCTCGCGTTTCTCGACCGGTTCACCAACACGCTGTTAGAACACAAGTACGCCACGTACCGCCAGAAGATCAAAGAAGAACTCTGCACAGCAGAAGGAGTGTAA
- a CDS encoding 2Fe-2S ferredoxin, with protein MQKPKHHIFVCTSSRANGQQKGFCHSKEGVAIMSRFMEEIEERDCGGEVFLSNTGCFGICDKGPVVVVYPDNVWYGAVTPDDVTEIMDTHIEGGNAVERLVI; from the coding sequence ATGCAAAAACCAAAACACCATATCTTTGTCTGTACCAGCTCCCGTGCAAACGGGCAGCAGAAAGGATTCTGCCACTCAAAAGAGGGGGTTGCCATCATGTCGCGCTTTATGGAAGAGATTGAAGAGCGGGATTGCGGCGGGGAAGTATTCCTCTCCAACACCGGCTGCTTTGGGATCTGCGACAAGGGGCCGGTCGTGGTCGTGTACCCGGACAATGTCTGGTACGGCGCCGTGACGCCGGATGACGTGACCGAGATCATGGATACGCATATCGAAGGCGGAAACGCTGTCGAACGGCTCGTGATCTAA
- a CDS encoding Fe-only nitrogenase accessory AnfO family protein, with the protein MAEEIAVILGEDGTTGTPGEPGVLAVYAQEAGTWKRVREMPLAVDPAQGLKGLRAMAAGILSHLGNCRIVVTRSASGALYFELEKARCALWEIAGRPEEFLDQVWADEEKERAAARTPAAAGIPKPIEKTPGNFFISIKEVQGKRPDLSSKQVLQQFIQCGGFLNLEIVCSHVPPWIEIEAERRGYTLETEQLGKDSVKVRLTTNAGR; encoded by the coding sequence ATGGCAGAAGAGATTGCAGTAATCCTTGGGGAAGACGGGACTACCGGGACGCCTGGCGAACCGGGTGTCCTTGCGGTCTATGCCCAAGAGGCCGGCACGTGGAAACGGGTACGGGAGATGCCGCTTGCTGTCGATCCTGCGCAGGGGCTCAAAGGGCTGCGGGCAATGGCCGCCGGGATCCTTTCCCATCTTGGCAATTGCCGGATCGTGGTGACCCGGTCGGCAAGCGGGGCGCTGTATTTCGAGCTTGAGAAGGCCCGGTGCGCACTCTGGGAGATCGCGGGCCGGCCCGAAGAGTTCCTCGATCAGGTCTGGGCCGATGAAGAAAAGGAGAGAGCCGCTGCCAGAACACCTGCGGCAGCTGGTATTCCAAAACCCATAGAAAAGACCCCGGGGAACTTCTTTATCTCGATAAAAGAGGTCCAGGGAAAACGCCCGGACCTCTCAAGCAAGCAGGTCCTCCAGCAGTTCATCCAGTGCGGGGGATTTCTGAACCTTGAGATCGTCTGCAGCCACGTTCCTCCCTGGATCGAGATTGAGGCGGAACGCCGGGGATATACGCTCGAAACCGAACAACTCGGAAAAGATTCGGTAAAAGTCCGGCTCACCACCAATGCCGGGCGGTGA
- a CDS encoding MarC family protein codes for MDQGTFFVTSLAALFAIINPVGNIPFFIMYTSEIPSPRTRQAVAVLLGPVIFVTVLLCMFFGSAVLSFFGVSMPAFEIAGAIILMIIALSMISGTRTEQVHAATSSETGLTCWKAAEAYIPKIFIPLIFPIYIGGGTIAVSVLYGNDALTGGFLAAAIGVTAIICIIIIACNLASDAITRVLGKQGLEIVARLVGVLLLGLAVQMFATGAGEMVATFIQTHGI; via the coding sequence ATGGATCAGGGAACTTTTTTTGTAACCTCTCTTGCTGCACTCTTTGCCATTATCAACCCGGTGGGGAACATCCCCTTTTTTATCATGTACACGTCCGAGATCCCGTCACCCCGTACCCGCCAGGCGGTTGCCGTACTTCTCGGCCCGGTCATTTTTGTGACCGTTCTTCTCTGCATGTTTTTTGGCTCGGCAGTACTTTCGTTTTTCGGGGTGTCGATGCCCGCCTTTGAAATTGCCGGCGCAATTATCCTGATGATCATTGCCCTTTCGATGATCAGCGGCACCCGCACCGAGCAGGTGCATGCCGCCACCTCTTCCGAGACCGGGCTCACCTGCTGGAAAGCGGCCGAAGCGTACATCCCGAAAATATTCATTCCCCTGATCTTCCCGATCTACATTGGCGGAGGGACGATCGCGGTCTCAGTTCTTTACGGTAACGATGCCCTGACCGGAGGATTCCTTGCAGCGGCCATCGGCGTTACTGCCATCATCTGCATCATTATTATTGCCTGCAATCTTGCCTCCGATGCAATCACGAGGGTTCTCGGGAAACAGGGACTGGAAATTGTTGCCCGGCTTGTAGGGGTACTCCTCCTTGGACTTGCAGTCCAGATGTTTGCAACAGGGGCAGGCGAGATGGTTGCAACATTTATCCAGACCCACGGGATCTAG
- a CDS encoding epoxyqueuosine reductase, protein MPTTDLNKLMLEMPKRLGADLSGIATCKTLAGGPPSADLTQVLPTAQSAICFAIALDEAALERYLAKKDHETFNKNKIRATTLANGIALEMANFLTQIGYASVPVCANFQYRNGNGVTYADRIPLISHRYLAVRSGIGHFGYSGHVITRDYGSAIVLGSVVTEAELAPTDPLPAGENYCNDCRLCRAVCPSGFISPDARVTVRLGDREFSYAKRGAYSRCGYVCGGIGGLDRSGNWSNWSPSRYPVPEKDEELPQAMARAMPAYLGRTLPDQIFYISFRPGYALDYSCSFCQLVCHRDPAIRGKRYRMVMEGGVVVQDADGSCHAVSPKEARQNLDAMEPERRWLYEPAEETQQ, encoded by the coding sequence GTGCCAACAACAGACCTGAACAAACTGATGCTGGAGATGCCAAAAAGGCTGGGAGCAGATCTTTCCGGGATAGCAACCTGCAAGACACTGGCCGGGGGACCGCCTTCTGCCGATCTCACGCAGGTTCTACCGACAGCGCAGTCTGCGATCTGTTTTGCGATTGCGCTCGATGAAGCCGCACTTGAGCGGTACCTGGCAAAAAAGGACCACGAGACGTTCAACAAAAACAAGATCCGTGCCACCACTCTCGCCAACGGGATTGCACTGGAGATGGCCAATTTCCTTACCCAGATCGGGTACGCCTCGGTCCCGGTCTGTGCGAATTTCCAGTACCGGAACGGGAACGGCGTAACCTATGCCGATCGTATTCCCCTTATCTCACACCGTTACCTCGCGGTCCGGTCCGGGATCGGGCATTTCGGGTACTCAGGCCACGTGATCACGCGTGACTACGGATCGGCCATTGTCCTTGGATCGGTGGTTACCGAGGCAGAACTTGCGCCCACCGATCCGCTTCCCGCAGGAGAAAACTACTGCAATGACTGTCGGCTGTGCCGGGCAGTCTGCCCGTCCGGGTTCATCTCCCCGGACGCGAGGGTAACGGTGCGTCTTGGGGACCGCGAATTTTCGTACGCAAAACGCGGAGCATATTCCCGGTGCGGGTACGTCTGCGGGGGGATTGGGGGGCTTGACCGGTCCGGGAACTGGTCCAACTGGTCGCCATCGCGGTACCCGGTTCCGGAGAAAGATGAGGAACTCCCGCAGGCAATGGCCCGGGCCATGCCCGCATACCTTGGACGGACACTTCCCGATCAAATCTTTTACATCTCATTTAGGCCCGGCTATGCGCTGGATTATTCCTGCTCATTCTGCCAGCTGGTCTGCCACCGCGATCCTGCGATCCGCGGGAAACGGTACAGGATGGTAATGGAGGGAGGCGTTGTTGTCCAGGATGCAGACGGTTCCTGTCACGCGGTATCCCCAAAAGAGGCACGGCAGAATCTTGATGCCATGGAACCGGAGCGGCGGTGGCTGTACGAGCCGGCGGAGGAGACACAGCAATAA
- a CDS encoding FprA family A-type flavoprotein — protein MKATKLAEGVYWVGAIDWNLRDYHGYTLPGTTYNAYLVVGKKHTALIDNTYPGHEFQMMERIKDIIDPKKIDIIVANHVEKDHSGALPMLTKLLPGVPIYCTEAAVTGFGKYYDTKGWNFKTVKSLDKIDLGGKTLVFVEAPMLHWPDSMFTYLAEDKILFPNDAFGQHIAGCERFDDELGKEASFAHAQKFFANLIVPLAPKVLKKLDEVTKLGIPISMVAPSHGIIWRSYAGDIITAYVNWSHGVAKNKVTIVYDTMHHSTDMMAQMLAEGVMAEGVAVKVCMLKDGRFEGTHRSNVVTEILDSKAVLVGSPTLQDEVYPTVADFLSYLHGVRPGRLTAKKIGFAFGSHGGQGGAIKIVTEGLKKAGIETINDGYEVLYKPDAAELAKLYELGREVARKVKTM, from the coding sequence ATGAAAGCAACAAAATTAGCAGAAGGCGTCTACTGGGTAGGTGCCATTGACTGGAACCTGCGCGACTACCACGGTTATACCCTGCCGGGCACGACATATAATGCCTATCTTGTGGTAGGAAAGAAGCATACCGCACTCATCGACAATACCTATCCCGGCCATGAATTCCAGATGATGGAGCGGATTAAGGATATTATTGATCCAAAGAAGATCGACATCATCGTAGCAAATCACGTGGAAAAAGATCACTCGGGAGCGCTCCCGATGCTCACCAAACTCCTTCCGGGTGTCCCGATCTATTGTACGGAAGCAGCGGTTACCGGTTTTGGAAAGTACTACGATACCAAGGGCTGGAACTTCAAGACCGTAAAAAGCCTGGACAAGATCGATTTGGGCGGAAAAACACTGGTGTTTGTCGAAGCCCCGATGCTCCACTGGCCCGACTCCATGTTCACCTATCTCGCCGAGGACAAGATACTCTTCCCAAACGATGCCTTCGGCCAGCACATTGCCGGCTGCGAACGTTTCGATGACGAACTGGGAAAAGAAGCATCCTTTGCCCATGCGCAGAAGTTCTTTGCAAACCTGATAGTTCCCCTCGCGCCCAAAGTATTAAAGAAACTTGACGAGGTCACCAAACTCGGCATCCCTATCTCCATGGTCGCACCGAGCCACGGGATCATCTGGCGATCATATGCCGGCGACATCATCACAGCATACGTGAACTGGTCGCATGGCGTTGCAAAGAATAAAGTGACCATAGTCTATGATACCATGCATCACTCTACCGACATGATGGCCCAGATGCTGGCCGAAGGCGTCATGGCCGAAGGCGTTGCGGTGAAAGTCTGCATGCTCAAGGACGGGAGGTTCGAAGGAACACACCGGAGCAACGTAGTCACCGAGATTCTTGATTCAAAGGCGGTTCTCGTTGGTTCTCCCACGCTCCAGGATGAAGTGTACCCGACCGTGGCCGACTTCCTCTCGTACCTGCACGGTGTCCGCCCCGGCAGGCTGACCGCTAAAAAGATCGGGTTTGCCTTCGGATCGCATGGCGGCCAGGGTGGCGCAATTAAGATCGTCACCGAGGGGCTTAAGAAAGCCGGCATCGAGACAATCAACGACGGATATGAAGTGCTGTACAAGCCCGATGCAGCAGAACTCGCAAAATTGTACGAACTGGGCCGGGAGGTTGCACGCAAAGTAAAAACAATGTAG
- a CDS encoding V4R domain-containing protein, with amino-acid sequence MSGEKESEQECRPDATPAVGLFATPSGIRAVQSPARAKILSVLAEHELPFDEIVRQSGKAKSTVSVQLQGLEHEGIIIGRRNPEDSRKKLFSISSPLVGNLAGVRPDLKETPEGLARLVAGPNPFRFYRLMFRTIRVSLLSEGINIDPVLRNAGYEVGERIYSALAAPGLEEILERTTKFWTKNNLGTLEVESTGPLVMRVYDCFECGSLPELGRPACAFDSGILQAIFTRHYRKPQQVDETACYAMGDDHCRFVIAPGTPGIAPSA; translated from the coding sequence ATGTCAGGAGAAAAGGAATCCGAACAAGAGTGCCGCCCTGATGCTACACCGGCCGTGGGCCTTTTTGCAACACCGTCCGGTATACGGGCAGTGCAGTCACCGGCGCGTGCGAAGATTCTTTCCGTGCTTGCTGAGCACGAACTGCCCTTTGACGAGATTGTCCGGCAGTCGGGGAAAGCAAAGTCCACGGTCTCGGTGCAGCTCCAGGGACTCGAACATGAAGGGATTATAATCGGGAGGAGGAATCCCGAAGATTCCCGCAAGAAACTCTTCTCCATTTCCTCACCACTGGTTGGGAATCTTGCCGGTGTCCGCCCGGATCTCAAAGAGACCCCGGAGGGTCTCGCCCGGCTGGTGGCCGGCCCGAATCCGTTCCGGTTCTACCGGCTGATGTTCCGGACGATCCGGGTCTCGCTTCTTTCTGAAGGGATCAACATCGACCCGGTGCTCAGGAATGCAGGGTACGAGGTCGGTGAGCGGATCTATTCGGCCCTTGCGGCCCCGGGCCTTGAAGAGATCCTGGAAAGGACCACAAAATTCTGGACCAAAAATAACCTTGGCACTCTTGAAGTGGAGAGTACCGGGCCACTGGTGATGAGGGTGTATGACTGCTTTGAGTGCGGGAGCCTGCCGGAGCTTGGGCGCCCGGCCTGTGCCTTTGACTCCGGGATTCTCCAGGCAATATTTACCCGGCATTACCGGAAACCCCAGCAGGTGGATGAGACAGCCTGTTATGCGATGGGCGACGATCACTGCCGGTTCGTGATTGCTCCGGGAACTCCCGGTATTGCTCCATCGGCATAA
- a CDS encoding aldolase: MPYTVILISPEEKEHLDGCCAPRVRYEIKSEIFGCCIKLLTDEKALAETWQENFSPMSQAIRSHGRLYVFRDPSIAENTVRFDPYSKTVFLFNFSYYGWIKSIALGLCGDILEDEHGIFSIHGACVDVYGRGLALVGVSGAGKTTQTYGLLRDPHTRIISDDWFFGRVFGPEILAYGSERNFYIRQDLSAIWKEFGGLVAANEYDADGRAVADIRWVVGKGRLLPLTTLGTIVILHHDPSDPRILCRMEKDETLALFTQNGYFNPHLLVRDARKTAIRDRSLGELLDRTDCYLLNTTGTPKETQEQIRNIIGIKTE, from the coding sequence ATGCCATACACTGTTATCCTGATCTCTCCTGAAGAAAAAGAACATCTTGACGGGTGTTGTGCCCCCCGGGTGCGGTACGAGATCAAATCCGAGATCTTTGGGTGCTGCATCAAGCTCCTCACCGATGAGAAAGCCCTTGCCGAAACATGGCAGGAGAACTTCTCTCCCATGTCACAGGCCATCCGCTCGCACGGCCGGCTTTACGTATTCCGCGACCCTTCGATTGCGGAGAATACCGTGCGGTTTGACCCGTATTCCAAGACCGTGTTTCTCTTTAACTTCTCCTACTATGGCTGGATCAAATCGATTGCACTTGGCCTGTGCGGGGATATTCTTGAAGACGAGCACGGGATCTTCTCGATCCACGGGGCCTGCGTGGACGTGTACGGCAGAGGGCTCGCGCTCGTCGGGGTCTCAGGCGCGGGAAAGACCACGCAGACCTATGGCCTCCTCCGGGACCCGCATACCCGGATCATCTCGGACGACTGGTTCTTTGGCCGGGTTTTTGGCCCCGAAATCCTAGCCTACGGTTCGGAGCGCAACTTCTATATCCGGCAGGATCTCTCCGCGATCTGGAAGGAGTTTGGCGGTCTCGTGGCAGCAAACGAGTACGATGCGGACGGCCGGGCCGTGGCAGATATCCGCTGGGTGGTGGGGAAGGGCCGCCTTCTCCCACTCACCACTCTTGGGACGATCGTTATCCTTCACCATGATCCTTCCGATCCCCGGATCCTCTGCCGGATGGAAAAGGATGAGACACTTGCTCTTTTTACCCAAAACGGGTACTTCAACCCGCACCTGCTGGTGCGGGATGCCCGAAAGACTGCGATCCGCGACCGCTCCCTTGGTGAGCTTCTCGACCGGACAGACTGTTACCTGCTCAACACCACCGGGACGCCAAAAGAGACACAGGAGCAGATCAGGAATATTATCGGGATAAAAACTGAGTAA
- a CDS encoding HdeD family acid-resistance protein: MTDTAVSPASVQPCDWFTSGFHPWWLLLLWGLLSLIIGIMFLSSPGITTIVFVTFLGAYWLVSGIFSLASLAIDRTDMGWKILLAVLNLIAGIIVLTYPLYSTVLLLTFLVILVGVWACITGGAHLYVAFAKKDAGNGVLGFISLLFGILLLIFPLISAVLVPFIAGIFAIVIGFAAIVAAYGAKKVVDAAPAA, from the coding sequence ATGACTGATACTGCTGTTTCCCCTGCTTCGGTGCAACCGTGCGATTGGTTTACTTCCGGCTTCCATCCCTGGTGGCTCCTGCTCCTGTGGGGACTGCTCTCCCTTATCATCGGGATCATGTTCCTGTCCTCTCCGGGCATCACGACCATTGTCTTTGTCACCTTCCTTGGCGCTTACTGGCTGGTAAGCGGGATCTTCTCGCTTGCGAGCCTTGCGATTGACCGGACAGACATGGGCTGGAAGATTCTCCTTGCGGTCCTCAACCTGATCGCCGGTATCATCGTTCTTACCTACCCGCTGTACAGTACTGTTCTCCTCCTGACGTTCCTTGTCATCCTTGTCGGGGTCTGGGCCTGCATTACCGGGGGCGCCCACCTGTACGTGGCATTTGCCAAGAAGGATGCAGGAAATGGTGTCCTTGGGTTTATCAGTCTCCTCTTTGGGATCCTGCTGTTGATCTTCCCGCTCATCTCGGCAGTGCTTGTGCCGTTTATCGCCGGGATCTTTGCGATCGTCATCGGCTTTGCCGCTATCGTTGCCGCGTATGGCGCAAAAAAGGTCGTGGATGCTGCACCGGCAGCGTGA